In Vibrio lentus, the genomic stretch GTAATAACCGTGCTGTTATCAATAATGCAGAATTTATTATGCATTATGAATCTAGTTTTTATTGGATAAAGTACGACGTTTTTAGATGGCCTAAAAAAATTTTTCTTATTGAGATGGTCATCAAAGTACATAACCTCGACAGACACCCCTTTTGCTATCAGTTGATCAAATATGGGTGCATAGTCAAACCAGTTAATCCATGCTACACATATTTTTACGCTCTCTTTAGCTGTACGTAACTCATTTCTTAAATGAAAGCCAATATCTTCGAAGTATGCTTTAGTCTTAATGGTTGTTAGCATTGATACCCCCCAGAATTAAAATAACGCGCTTTTCGACCCATGAGTATTAAGTCTCACAACTCTCTGAAATCCTCAGCGCATCTTCAATCTCAACACCAAGGTACTCAATCGTACTTTCTAACTTAGCATGACCAAGAAGTAATTGAATAGCCCTAAGATTCTTGGTTTTAGCGTAGATCAAAGAAGCTTTTGTTCGGCGCAGTGAATGTGTGCCGTATTGCGTTTTATCTAGCCCGATATCAGTAACCCATCGGTTAACCATGGTGGTGTAGTAATGGTACGAGATGGGTTGTCCTTCACGGCGTGGACTTGGAAACAGGTAGTCTGTTGGTGACAATGAATTTTGAATGATCCACTGCGACAATGTTTGTTGAGTCTTGGGTGTTATCTCGAAGTGTACTTCCTGCTGGGTCTTCTGCTGTTTGACGATTGTTCTCGACATCACACAACCACTACGACTGACATCTTGGACTTTCAAGTTACGTAAATTACAGGATCTCAACTTGCAGTCGATGGCTAGGTTGAACAGTGCCAACTCAAACAAGCGTTCCTCCAATTCAAGTCGAATACGGATGCGCCAAATGTCCTCTAGTTTGAAGGCTTTCTTCTGACCTACACGCTTTCCTTTATTCCAAGCTTCCATAATGTGCTCCTTACTTCCTAAAAATGCTCTTTAAGTAAGGCAGAAATCAAAGACAATGCTGCATCCAGTGGTATGATTGACGGAATATTTCTATAACAAGAAAACTTCTAATGAATCAAACAGAACAACAGTATTTGAAAGAGCTTGAAGGCAAGCTTTGGAACGCCGCAGACAAGCTACGCTCAACGCTAGACGCCGCGCAGTACAAACACGCAGTGCTAGGTCTAATCTTCGTTAAATACGTCTCTGATGCGTTTAAGCTGCGTCAGGATGAGATTAAAGCTGACATTGCTAACCCTGAGCACGAATACTACTTAGATCCTGCTGATTATTCTGAAGAAGAACTAGCAGAAGAGATTGCGATTGAACTGGAACAGCGCGACTTCTACACAGAGAAAAACGTGTTCTGGCTACCTACTGAATCTCGTTGGCAGTTCCTGCAAGATAACGGCCCATTGGTTATTGGCGGCGCTGAGCTAGATATCAATGGTAAACCTAAAAAAATCACTTCTGTTGGCCATTTAATTGATAACGCACTTGAAGGTATCGAACGCGATAACCCGAAACTGAAAGGCGTACTTAACAAGTCATACTCTTCATTGAAGATTGACCAAGCTAAGCTGAATGAGCTTATCAACCTGATTGCGACAATCCCGTTTGTTCATGCTGACCTAAACAGTAAAGACATCTTAGGTCATGTATACGAATACATGCTTGGTCAGTTCGCACTGGCGGAAGGTAAAAAAGGCGGTCAGTTTTACACGCCAGCATCAATCGTAACGCTTATCGTTGAGATGATTGAACCTTTTGAAGGTCGTGTATATGACCCAGCAATGGGTTCTGGCGGTTTCTTTGTCCAATCAGAGAAGTTCATTGAGCGCCATGCGAATGAGAAGAAGGTTGATGCTCTAACCCAGAAACAGAAGATCTCTATCTACGGTCAGGAATATAACCATACAACGTGGCAGTTAGCGGCGATGAACATGGCGATCCGTGGTCTTGATTACGACTTCGGTAAAGAGCCTGCCAGTACCTACACTAACGTACAGCACCCTGACCTTCGTGCTGACTTCATCATGGCTAACCCTCCATTCAACATGAAAGAATGGAACACTGGTGTTGATGATAACGATCCTCGCTTCAAATACGGCCAACCGCCATCAGGTAACGCTAACTTCGCATGGATGCAGCATATGCTTCATCACCTAGCACCTGAAGGCTCTCAGGCGCTTCTGTTGGCAAATGGCTCGATGAGTTCAACGACCAACAACGAAGGCACTATTCGTCAGGCATTAATCGAGAATGATTTGATTGAATGTATGGTGGCGCTTCCCGGTCAACTGTTTACAAACACACAGATCCCCGCGTGTATTTGGTTCTTAACTAAGAACAAGAGCCCTCGTGTTGATAAAGCGGGTCGTAAACTACGTGGTCGTAAAGGTGAGGTGCTGTTTATCGATGCGCGTAACCTTGGCTTCATGAAAGACCGCGTTTTACGCGACTTTAGCTTTGATGACATTAAGAAAGTAGCTGACCTATTTCATGCATGGAAAACAGGTGAAGAAATCCATGGGGTCGCTTATGAAGATCAGGCAGGTTTCTGTAAATCAGCAACACTGGAAGATATCACTAAGCATGACTTCATACTGACTCCGGGTCGTTATGTTGGTGCTGCTGCTGAAGAAGAAGACGATGGTGTTCCATTTGGTGAAAAGATGGCAACGCTGACTTCAAAGTTGGCAGCGCAGTTTGCAGAGTCGGCAGCGTTAGAGGCTGAGATAAAGAATAATCTAGCGGGGTTGGGTTATGACTTCTAATTGGGAGACTGTCCAGCTTAAGGATATTGTGCAGTTTAAAACAGGTAAGCTAGATTCGAATGCAGCAGAAGATGGTGGGCAATATCCTTTCTTTACATGCTCGCCAACAACGTTAGAAATAAACACTCATGCATTTGATACAGAAGCAGTTTTACTAGCTGGTAATAATGCAAATGGCGTATTTGCGGTTAAGTATTACAAAGGAAAGTTCAATGCTTATCAGCGAACGTATGTCATTACTCCTTTGGATGAGTCTGTAGTATGTGTTAAATGGCTTTATTTCAGAATTAAGCATGTAACCTCTGAATTACAAAAAATGTCTGTCGGAACAGCTACAAAATTCTTAACAAAGAAAATTTTGGATGCATATGAGATTGAGCTTCCTCCTATAGAAGTTCAAGAACAACAGGCTCAGATTTTATGGGGATTACAGGATAAACTCGATTTAAGCAATCAAACCAACCAAACCTTAGAACAAATGGCACAAGCCATCTTCAAATCATGGTTTGTCGATTTTGATCCTGTCAAAGCTAAGATGAATGGCGAGCAACCAGTGGGTATGGACGCAGTCACTGCCTCGCTATTCCCAGAAAAACTCGTTGAGTCTGAGTTGGGTTTGATTCCTGAAGGTTGGGAGGTTGGTGCTCTATCTGACTTGATGGACTTCAATCCAAAGAGAATTCTTAAAAAAGGCACAATTGCACCTTATTTGGATATGAAAAATATGCCAACTTCTGGTCATCTTGCGTTAGATATTTATGACCGTGAAATGGGAAGCGGAACAAAATTCATGAACGGTGACTCACTGTTGGCACGTATCACTCCATGTTTAGAAAATGGTAAAAGTGCATATGTTGATTTCCTTGAAGATGAACAAGTTGGCTGGGGTTCTACTGAATATATCGTGATGAGATCGAAGTTAGATAGCTATAAGTATTTCAGTTATTACATGGTTCGATTTGAACCTTTTAGAAAGTTTGCTATTCAAAGTATGACTGGTACAAGTGGGCGTCAAAGAGCACAAGCCAAAACAGTCGAAACAATGCCGTTTGCTCTCCCTCCGATTTCAATCTTGGAAAAGTTTGATGAGTTTGTTGCTCCAAATATGCAGATGATTAAGAGCCACGGTAGTGAGAATCGAACTCTTGCTGCCTTGCGCGATACGCTACTTCCTAAATTGCTTTCCGGCGAAATTGACTTAGACAAAGTGTTAGACGTTTAAAATAAGGACAATAAGACGTGTTTAAAATTGATAAGGAATCCAACCGAATTTCAAGAATAGAAACTAAACGTTTTAGTGATCTTGGTTTTCGAGAACGTGATCACCTGCAAGAATGGCTAGCGAACCAACCAGACGCCTTAGGCGAAGAGCTACTTATCATTCAAAAAGAATTCGATGGGTTTGATGATACGAGAGAGCGTCTTGATCTATTAGCTATGGATAAAGACGGGAACCTTATCATTATAGAAAACAAGCTTGATGATACTGGTCGTGATGTTATGTGGCAGGCTCTTAAATATGCGTCTTATTGTTCTAATCTAACCAAGTCACAAATTGTCGATATTTATCAGGGCTATCTAATTAAGTATTGCGGTGGTGGTGATGCAAAATCTCAATTATGTGAATTTCTAGATGCTCCTGATTTGAGTGAAGTCGTTCTTAACTCTGGTATGAATCAACGCTTGATGTTAGTTGCAGCCAACTTTAGAAAGGAAGTGACAAGTACGGCATTGTGGTTATTGAATCACGGCATTCAAATTCAATGCTTTAAAGTGACGCCTTATTCAATGGCTGAAGATCTTTTTCTTAACGTTGAGCAGATCATTCCGACTCCTGAAGCTAAGGAATTGATGATTGGAATGAATGCCAAAGAAGCTGAAGAAAAGAACACAGAAGCAGAACTTAAGAATCGACACCGAATCCGAATGGCCTTTTGGGAGAGAGCATTAGAATCCATGAAGAGTAGCCAATGCGATTTGTTCAACAATATCAATCCAAGCAAAGATCACTGGCTAAGTGCTGGCTCTGGTGTTCGTTCTTGTCCGTTTACTTTGATCTTTGGTGTTAGAGAGGTTCGAGTTCAACTTGAAATGACTCGTACTGGAGGTTTAGAAAACAAGTTCTTGTTTGACCAGTTACTAGAACAGATCAGTTCAATCGAATCCTCTTTTGGTCAACCTTTGGAGTGGTTGCGGTTAGATGATAAAAAAGCATCTAGAGTTCAGCTACGAAAAGAGTTTGATGGGTACGATCGAGAACAATGGCAAGAGATGATTGACTGGTTAGTCGAGCACATGATCTTACTCGAAAAAGCGTTTAAATCTCCACTTCAAGTGGCAAGTGATAAATTAAAAAATACTACTTTTGAGGGTGGAGCCGAGGCATGATCACTGAAGACCAGTTAGAACAAGAATGTATTAGATGGTTCACCGACCAAGGTTACCTGTATAAAAATGGCTATGACATCGCACCTGATGGAGATTCTCCAGAGCGTGATGATTACCATCAAGTTGTTTTAAAACAAAGGCTATTAAATCAGTTAACAATAATCAACCCAGAGCTGCCGATAGAGGCTCTGAACGATGTTGTTAACACGGTTTCTTCACCTGATACGCCAATTCTTATTAAAAATAACCGCGCCTTCCATAAGTTTGTGATTGAAGGGGTGCCTGTTGAATACACGGCTGTTGAAGACGGTGAATCGAAAACGAAGCATGCTCATGCTCAGTTAATGGATTTCACGACGCCTGATAACAATGAGTTCCTTATCGTGAATCAGTTTACGATTACAGGTACCAAAGGAAACCGCCGCCCTGATGTTGTGGTGTTTATTAACGGCTTACCAATCTCTGTTATCGAGTTAAAAAATCCAGCCGATGAGCATGCCGATATTTGGAATGCTTTCAATCAGCTTCAGACCTACAAAGATGAAATTTCAGATCTGTTTGTTTTCAATGAAGCTTTGATTGTCAGCGATGGCTGGACTGCGCGTGTTGGGTCTTTAACTGCTAATAAAGAGCGATTCTTACCTTGGAAAACCGTTACCACAGAGGACGACAGACCGTTATTAGAGTTTCAATTAGAAACCATGGTTCGTGGCTTCTTCAAGCAAGATCTATTGCTCGATTACATCCGCTACTTTGTGTTGTTTGAAACTGACAATGACAAAATTATCAAGAAGATTGCAGGCTATCACCAGTTCCACGCGGTGAGAGCGGCTGTTGAGGCGACGGTTCGTGCCGCAAATACCTCTGGTAACTTCCTTGAGAGCACTATCCCTGCACTAGAAAAGATTAAGCAAGGCAGTGGTAAGGCTGGGGTTGTTTGGCATACTCAAGGTAGTGGCAAAAGCATCTCTATGGTTTGCTACGCGAGTAAACTGTTACAGCAAGCCTCAATGAATAACCCAACGATCGTGGTGGTGACGGATAGAAATGATCTAGATGGTCAGCTTTACAACACCTTCGGGATGGCACAAGAGACGTTAAAGCAAATACCTCAGCAAGCGGATGATCGTGATGCGTTACGTGAACTGCTTTTAACTCGCCAATCTGGCGGCATTATCTTCACGACGATTCAAAAGTTTGCTTTATTAGATGAAGAGACAGAGCACCCTCGACTATCTGAACGAAGTAATATCGTTGTCGTTTCTGATGAGGCGCACCGAAGCCAGTATGGCAATAAATCTAAAATGGTTGAGGTGAAGGACAAGGATGGCACGGTAACGGGTCACAAGTACGTTTATGGTTATTCTAAGTATATGCGTGACGCTTTACCTAATGCTTCGTTTATCGGCTTTACAGGCACACCAATCGCGATGGATGATAAAGACACGCGTGGTGTATTTGGCGAATATGTCTCTATCTATGATATTCAAGATGCCGTCGATGATGGTGCCACGGTTCCTATCTATTACGAATCTCGCCTTGCTAAACTTGATATCAATCAAGATGAAATAGAGCAACTTAACGATAAAGTCGATGATGAAATCGGTGAAGATGAAGAAACGGCAGATCGTGAAAAAGTTAAATCAGAATGGGCGACGTTAGAAAAACTTGTAGGCGCAGAGCCTCGTATTGAACAAGTCGCAAAAGATCTCGTTGAACATTTCACCACTCGAACGTCGACCTTTCCCGGTAAGGCGATGATTGTTTCGATGAGTCGAGAAATCTGTGTCGATCTCTATAATACTATTGTGGCAATTAAACCAGAATGGCATCACCCAGATACAGATAAAGGTGCAATCAAGATTGTGATGACTGGCTCTGCATCCGATAAAGAAAAGATGCAGCCTCACATCCACGATAAGAAAACCAAAAAACTATTCGAGAAGCGTTACAAAGATACTGACGATGAGCTTCAACTCGTTATCGTTCGAGACATGTGGTTAACAGGATTCGATGCGCCTTGTTGTCATACCATGTATATCGATAAGCCAATGAAAGGGCATAACCTGATGCAGGCTATTGCTCGTGTTAACCGAGTATTCAAAGATAAGCCCGGTGGTTTGGTTGTCGATTATATTGGTATCGCAAATGAGCTTAAAAATGCATTGAAAACCTATACCAACAGCCAAGGAAAAGGACAACCCACCGTCGATACGGCAGAAGCGTTTTCAGTATTGATGGAGAAAGTTGATATCATCAGGGGGATGTTCGCAACACCCGTTGATACAAAGGTCTTCAATTACCGTCCAGACTTTGAAACGGATGCATTGCGCTTGTTACCGGGAGCAGTAAACCATTTGTCAGGACTGTCTCATACTGATGCTAATGGCAAACAAGTAAGAGATGGTAAGAGACGTTTTCTTGATGTAATGGCAGCGTTAACTAAGGCATATTCTCTATGTAATACCATGGATGAAACTCACGGTTATAAGAACGAAATTGCTTTTTATTCTGCGATTAAGACAGCTTTCATTAAACATTCAACGGTAGACAAAAAACGCACCGATGAAGAACGCAATACAGCGTTAAAGCAAATTCTAAATAATGCAGTTATAGCTGATGGCGTTGATGATATTTTCTCTATGGTTGGGCTGGATAAGCCAAACCTTGGGCTTCTGTCTGAGGAGTTCTTAGAAGATGTAAAGAACATGAAAGAGAAGAACCTCGCGGTAGAGCTGTTAGAAAAATTGCTTCGTGATGAGGTTAAATCTCGCATGAAGAATGATGTCGTACAGGAGAAGAAATACTCTGAACGTATTATGTCGACGCTGCAAAAGTACCATAACCGTAGTATTGAAACGGCTCAGGTCATTGAAGAGCTGATTCAATGGGCCAAAGAGATGCAAGAAGATGGAGAGTTACTAGATAAGCTCAACCTTTCTGTCGACGAAATTGCCTTCTATCGCGCATTGGTCGACAACGAATCTTCGGTCAGAGAGCTTGGTGATGACAACTTACGTGAACTTGCTATTGAGTTAACTCACCAACTGCGTAAATCAGCCACTGTTGATTGGCAAAAGAGGGATAGTGTTCGTGCTCGTATGCGCAACCTCGTTCGTCGATTACTTCGCCGTTGGAAGTACCCACCTGATGCGGCTGAAGAAGCGATTAAGCTTGTGTTGGAGCAGGCTGAAGTATTGGCTGATGGGTGGTATGTTGCTTAAATAGAATAAAGGCAAGGTTTTAGAACCTTGCCTTTTACGTATTTATTCATTACTGATTTTCACATGTAGTGTGGTATTGGCTGGGTCAGAATACATAAAGTAATGAACTGAGGATTATGTAGGCTATCGACTCTAAATGATTTCTGTCCAATTTTTAGGTATTTTTGGGCTTTGCGTAATTCAGTTTAGATACAGAGTCGCCCCGTTTCGTGTGTTTCTTAGTCAATACGACAAGTTTCAGGCATACCTAACTTAGTAAGCTTTTCAACGCTTTTATCATCGCGTAAGTTTGCGCATTGTAATTTCTAAGCTCAATCGTCCCCCGAGCAACTGTTGAACTCGATACATCGCTGTTTAAGAGTGAACGTCTGTGTTATCCATACCGCTCTTTCCAATACTTATTTGAGCCATATAACTTCTAGCAACCCACTGCGAGATTTCGTGGATGACCGCGTTTCCAGAAGGCGGCCCCTTCTCTTGGAGGCTGCTCGCTTAATCTTAATTGCCTCGTGAGAGGCTCTAGTGTCCTAAGCGTCATCACAGACACCTCAAAGAGACTTCGGCGTGTTTTTTGATTTTCCATTTACCTTCGCCATAAACCTTAAGGCCAGTAGCATCAATGGCTAGGTGCTGTATCGCTCCTCTCGTTTTTGTCTTAAATGAAACTTCAACTTGTTTTGCTCTACGACTGATATAAGTGTAAGGCGGACAACTTAACAGAACATGGCCTAGCCTAAATATCGAATTGCTAAATCCTTGTAGCACTCTCAGTAATATAGAAAATACGCGTTTCACCATGAGCGCTGTCGTGATAGCTAAATCACTGAATCGACGAGGCCAACCATACTTATTCCGTTTGCTTTGCGTCCAGCCACTTACCGCTTCTTCATCAATCAAAAAGGTCAGAG encodes the following:
- a CDS encoding tyrosine-type recombinase/integrase; its protein translation is MEAWNKGKRVGQKKAFKLEDIWRIRIRLELEERLFELALFNLAIDCKLRSCNLRNLKVQDVSRSGCVMSRTIVKQQKTQQEVHFEITPKTQQTLSQWIIQNSLSPTDYLFPSPRREGQPISYHYYTTMVNRWVTDIGLDKTQYGTHSLRRTKASLIYAKTKNLRAIQLLLGHAKLESTIEYLGVEIEDALRISESCET
- a CDS encoding type I restriction-modification system subunit M, with the protein product MNQTEQQYLKELEGKLWNAADKLRSTLDAAQYKHAVLGLIFVKYVSDAFKLRQDEIKADIANPEHEYYLDPADYSEEELAEEIAIELEQRDFYTEKNVFWLPTESRWQFLQDNGPLVIGGAELDINGKPKKITSVGHLIDNALEGIERDNPKLKGVLNKSYSSLKIDQAKLNELINLIATIPFVHADLNSKDILGHVYEYMLGQFALAEGKKGGQFYTPASIVTLIVEMIEPFEGRVYDPAMGSGGFFVQSEKFIERHANEKKVDALTQKQKISIYGQEYNHTTWQLAAMNMAIRGLDYDFGKEPASTYTNVQHPDLRADFIMANPPFNMKEWNTGVDDNDPRFKYGQPPSGNANFAWMQHMLHHLAPEGSQALLLANGSMSSTTNNEGTIRQALIENDLIECMVALPGQLFTNTQIPACIWFLTKNKSPRVDKAGRKLRGRKGEVLFIDARNLGFMKDRVLRDFSFDDIKKVADLFHAWKTGEEIHGVAYEDQAGFCKSATLEDITKHDFILTPGRYVGAAAEEEDDGVPFGEKMATLTSKLAAQFAESAALEAEIKNNLAGLGYDF
- a CDS encoding restriction endonuclease subunit S, giving the protein MTSNWETVQLKDIVQFKTGKLDSNAAEDGGQYPFFTCSPTTLEINTHAFDTEAVLLAGNNANGVFAVKYYKGKFNAYQRTYVITPLDESVVCVKWLYFRIKHVTSELQKMSVGTATKFLTKKILDAYEIELPPIEVQEQQAQILWGLQDKLDLSNQTNQTLEQMAQAIFKSWFVDFDPVKAKMNGEQPVGMDAVTASLFPEKLVESELGLIPEGWEVGALSDLMDFNPKRILKKGTIAPYLDMKNMPTSGHLALDIYDREMGSGTKFMNGDSLLARITPCLENGKSAYVDFLEDEQVGWGSTEYIVMRSKLDSYKYFSYYMVRFEPFRKFAIQSMTGTSGRQRAQAKTVETMPFALPPISILEKFDEFVAPNMQMIKSHGSENRTLAALRDTLLPKLLSGEIDLDKVLDV
- a CDS encoding DUF4268 domain-containing protein; this translates as MFKIDKESNRISRIETKRFSDLGFRERDHLQEWLANQPDALGEELLIIQKEFDGFDDTRERLDLLAMDKDGNLIIIENKLDDTGRDVMWQALKYASYCSNLTKSQIVDIYQGYLIKYCGGGDAKSQLCEFLDAPDLSEVVLNSGMNQRLMLVAANFRKEVTSTALWLLNHGIQIQCFKVTPYSMAEDLFLNVEQIIPTPEAKELMIGMNAKEAEEKNTEAELKNRHRIRMAFWERALESMKSSQCDLFNNINPSKDHWLSAGSGVRSCPFTLIFGVREVRVQLEMTRTGGLENKFLFDQLLEQISSIESSFGQPLEWLRLDDKKASRVQLRKEFDGYDREQWQEMIDWLVEHMILLEKAFKSPLQVASDKLKNTTFEGGAEA
- a CDS encoding type I restriction endonuclease subunit R; amino-acid sequence: MITEDQLEQECIRWFTDQGYLYKNGYDIAPDGDSPERDDYHQVVLKQRLLNQLTIINPELPIEALNDVVNTVSSPDTPILIKNNRAFHKFVIEGVPVEYTAVEDGESKTKHAHAQLMDFTTPDNNEFLIVNQFTITGTKGNRRPDVVVFINGLPISVIELKNPADEHADIWNAFNQLQTYKDEISDLFVFNEALIVSDGWTARVGSLTANKERFLPWKTVTTEDDRPLLEFQLETMVRGFFKQDLLLDYIRYFVLFETDNDKIIKKIAGYHQFHAVRAAVEATVRAANTSGNFLESTIPALEKIKQGSGKAGVVWHTQGSGKSISMVCYASKLLQQASMNNPTIVVVTDRNDLDGQLYNTFGMAQETLKQIPQQADDRDALRELLLTRQSGGIIFTTIQKFALLDEETEHPRLSERSNIVVVSDEAHRSQYGNKSKMVEVKDKDGTVTGHKYVYGYSKYMRDALPNASFIGFTGTPIAMDDKDTRGVFGEYVSIYDIQDAVDDGATVPIYYESRLAKLDINQDEIEQLNDKVDDEIGEDEETADREKVKSEWATLEKLVGAEPRIEQVAKDLVEHFTTRTSTFPGKAMIVSMSREICVDLYNTIVAIKPEWHHPDTDKGAIKIVMTGSASDKEKMQPHIHDKKTKKLFEKRYKDTDDELQLVIVRDMWLTGFDAPCCHTMYIDKPMKGHNLMQAIARVNRVFKDKPGGLVVDYIGIANELKNALKTYTNSQGKGQPTVDTAEAFSVLMEKVDIIRGMFATPVDTKVFNYRPDFETDALRLLPGAVNHLSGLSHTDANGKQVRDGKRRFLDVMAALTKAYSLCNTMDETHGYKNEIAFYSAIKTAFIKHSTVDKKRTDEERNTALKQILNNAVIADGVDDIFSMVGLDKPNLGLLSEEFLEDVKNMKEKNLAVELLEKLLRDEVKSRMKNDVVQEKKYSERIMSTLQKYHNRSIETAQVIEELIQWAKEMQEDGELLDKLNLSVDEIAFYRALVDNESSVRELGDDNLRELAIELTHQLRKSATVDWQKRDSVRARMRNLVRRLLRRWKYPPDAAEEAIKLVLEQAEVLADGWYVA